A region of the Candidatus Acidiferrales bacterium genome:
CCTAAGATGAGGTTTCCCTTTTTCCGCCGCAAGGCGGAGAACTTAAGACCCCTTGAAGATTACAAGGTTGATAGGCTGCAGGTGTAAGCACAGTAATGTGTTCAGCCGAGCAGTACTAATAGGTCGTGAGACTTAACCTAATCTTTTATTGAGATTAGAGAGACGCCAGATACAAATGAGAAATGCTTTTAGTTCTCCTGCATGGTGTACCATCATGTAGGACTTCCCGATTGTCACAAGTTTGCGAAGCAAATCCCGCGCTTCGCGGAGATTTTTTCCGGTAACTATATCGAGGGGGAAACACCCGTTCCCATTCCGAACACGGCAGTTAAGCCCCTCAGAGCCGATGGTACTCGATGGGTAACTGTCCGGGAGAGTAGGTCGTTGCCGGGAGTATTTTAGAAACCCCGTTCAAATGAACGGGGTTTCTTGTTTTTGTTCAGAACGAAAATGTAATAGACTTTTATGAGGGAAAACTTATCCTTTCAATCTCTTCCGTCAATTTTCCCCACCGGAAATATTTGTCTTCCAGCTTTACTTCAAGCTCTTTGTACTCAACGGAAATCTTCTTTGCTTCATCACCATGTTTGTAAAACTCTGGATCTGCCATCATTGTCTCGATTTCTTTTCTTCGATTCTCCATCCGTGATATTTCCTCTTCGACCACTTTCAATTCTTCTTTCAGAGGCTGCAACCTTTTCGATAGCTCATTTCTTCTCTTCGCTTCAGTTCGGCGCCGTTCCTTACTAGACAACTCGGCATTTTGATCGCTACCGTTTCCCGTTTCGCCTTCTTCAACTCTTCTTGCTTCTGACTTCTCTGCCTCTTGTCCCGTCCAAAAATTTGTATGTCGAGATCCCGCTTCGCGTGATTTCCTTTTATGGAGATAGTCGCTCACATTTCCAGGGAAGACTCTTACTTTCCCATGACTGAACTCTGCGACTTTATTAACGATTGGATCCAGGAAAGCCCGGTCGTGAGACACAATAATGTAAGTCCCTTCGAATTCTTTCAGGGCATCCTGCAGTACTTTCTTCGATTTCATATCGAGATGATTCGTGGGCTCGTCCATGATTAGAAAGTTCGCGGGCTGCAAAAGCATCTTTGCGAGTGCAAGTCTGCTCTTTTCTCCGCCGGATAAAACTGAAACTTTCTTGAAAACGTCGTCGCCATGAAATAGAAAAGCGCCGAGTATAGTCCGCAACTTCGTCCGTATTTCTCCGGTCGCTACACTGTCAACAACTCCCAATGCATCGCTTGAAAGATCCAATTCTTCAGCCTGATGTTGCCCGAAGTACGAGGTGATGACATTATATCCGGCTTTGATTTCACCGGAATCAAATGGCTCAACTCCAGCCAGCATTCTCACGAAAGTAGATTTACCTGCCCCGTTCACTCCGACGACCGCAATTCGGTCACCACGTTCAATTGTAAAGCTCAGCCCGTTGAAAACTTTTTTCTCGCCGTAGTTTTTGTGGACATCTTTGACCTCGATGACAACGCTTCCGCTCTGCCGAGCTGGAGGAAAATGGAAGTGTATTTCCTCTTCAGTGTCTTCGATTTCGATGAGATCGATCTTCTCTAATTGCTTTAACCGGCTCTGCACTTGGCGCGCTTTCGTCGCCTTGTATCTGAATCGCTCAATGAATTGCTGTGTCTGCTTTATCTGCTGCTGCTGGTTCTTGTACGCATTCAACTTCTGTTCTCGGCGGATTTCCTTTTCTTTTTCGTAGAATGAATAATTGCCGGAGTATTCTTCCAGTCTCCCGAGACTTAGTGCCCACGTCCGTTTTGTGAGATTATCTAAAAAAGCCCTGTCATGCGACACAAGGACAACTGCGCCGTTGTATGAGGTGAGCTTTTCTTCGAGCCACTGAAGTGTCTCAATGTCCAAATGATTAGTCGGCTCGTCGAGGAGGAGTACCGACGGCTCCTTAAGAAGAAGCTTTGCCATCTCTATTCGCATTTGCCAGCCGCCGCTGAACTCATCCGTCTGACGTTGAAAATCTTCCGACGAGAAACCCAGCCCGACCAATACCTGTTCAATCTTCGATTTCATTCGAAACGCGTCAAGGTCTTCAAACTTATGCTGGAGTTCACCGAGCACCTCAAGGGTATCAAAATATTCTTCAGAGGCAGGGTCTAGTTCACTAAGTCGGGCCTGTGCTTCCTCCAGCTCTTGTCGAACCAATAACACATCCTCGAAGGCAGTCTCCGCTTCCGCGTAAAGAGTTTTGCCAGATGATGCGATGCCTTCTTGGGGCAGGTAACCGACGTTCACATAGTGGGCTTTATTGATAGAACCAGTGTCAGGTTCGGAAATCGAAGCGATAATCTTCAAAAGTGTAGACTTCCCGGCTCCATTTGGTCCGACTAATCCGATCCGGTCATGTGCGCCGATAGTGAACGACACATCGCGAAAGAGGTACCGATCTCCGAACTGTATGGTTATGTTACTAGCGTTTAACAAATCTCATTTGGTTTTGAGAAATAAAATATAATCATTAAGTCCTCAAGATAGGAAGGCGAATTCATCTTAGCGCCGATCTTCGCTATTTGGATCCGGCGCCCTGGTTTGCACTAAGATGTCCAGTGGCTATCTTTTGATAGACAAACCTATATCGTAGATGATGTTGTATTGTTATTGCCACAAAAGGGAAAGGAGAGGACAGGATGATTCGAGTTGCCAGGGCAAAGGATGCGGAATCTATTGCAGGTCTCTGCGCTCAGTTAGGGTATAAAACGTCAAGTGAAGAAGTGGAATTGCGGTTGAACGAAGCTTTGAAGGACGGTCATAGTGCGGTCTACTCGGCTGATTTTGACGGCAAAATTCTCGGATGGCTCCAGGCGGCAAGCAGTCAAACGATTGAGTCCGGCAGGTGTGCCGAGATCACCGGGCTTGTGGTTGACAAAGCTGCTCGAGGTAAGGGCATCGGACGGAGTCTTGTCCAACAGGCTGAGGAATGGGGAAGAATGATGGAGCAGAAAAATATCAGGGTTCGAACGAACATTAAGAGAAAAGATGCGCCTCTATTTTATCGAGCCCTCGGATTTAATGAAGTCAAAAAACAATTCGTCTTTGATAAATCCGTTGTAAGCCTGCAGCAGTTTAATCCTCCGGTTGGCCTGAATGAGTCACTCGCTTGTTTCCCTTGCGATCCGGTCCTCGATCAGAGTTGCATTTTTTAGTACGTCATCGAGAATGCTCAATTCTTCTTTTAGTTTTTCCGCGTCTTTTTTCTCAATAGCACGTGAGACCCCCGGCAACGGCTGACTCGCGTAACCCGTGTAAGACCCCGGTGCATAGATCTGATGCTTGAACCACGGACTCTGTGGCAAACCTTCTTTGTCTGTAAAGGTGCGCTCCACCTCCATCATGGATGAATTTATTTTCGAGTAGTTGTTCAACTTTCGGATGGCGAGAAGGGAGTCTGCGTTGTCCGCAGCCTTCTCAAATTCGAGAGCCGCATCTATAGTCGCTTTGAAATCCACAGACTTAAGATTCTCTTCTTCATCAGCCTTCTTACTAAGCTCATGAACATACTTTTGAATCTGTTTTGCATAATCGGAGTAGCTGAACGGCAACAGAGAGTCGTCGGCGAGTCGGATGGCAGCAACGCCTAGAAGCTTTGCTACGGTCGCATGGTATTGAAACGTCGGGTCTCCCCAGTGTTCCATCCAATAGAAATTGTCGAGTGCTGAATGATAGACACCGTAGGGACCTCCGAAGCCAAAATCGAATGATGGGACCCCGATATGATCCAGGAAAACCGTAAAGTCCGACCCGCTGCCGAGCCTACCAAGTGTCGTCATCGCTGTGTCAGGGACGGCATCATGCTTTTCGAAATACGATTTGTTCTGACTGATGTACCAGGCATCAAACACACTCTTTTGCGTCTTTGGGTCACTAACACTTTTTGTGATGTCCATGATAAATCGGTCAAGCGATGGGACTGCGTTCGCGCCGAAATTAATCCCGCTGACAGGTGCGTCAATGTTTATGTACACCACCGCGTCTTTTGCGAGTTCATCTTCGTTTTGCTCTCCCCACTCGGTGGAGCCGATTAGTCCGTATTCCTCACCGTCCCATGAGCATAGCGTTATTGATCTCTCCGGTTTCCAGCCTTCCTTCAGAAGTTGTCCAAACCCGCGTGCAGTTTCAAGCATCGACGCCGTTCCGCTGTTCGGGTCGACTGCTCCGAACACCCAAGCGTCGCGGTGATTTCCGATGATTACTTTCTCATCGGGATATTTCTGCCCCTCGATCGTTCCAATCACGTCCCATATCGGTCTGATCGCGTAGTCCATCTCAATTTTCATCTTGACTTCTGCCGGGCCTGGTCCGATATGATAAGCGAATGGTAAGCCACCTTGCCAATCGTGTGGCACGACGGATCCCGCAAGATTGCTGAGAATTTTATCGGCATTGCCGTATGAAATCGGAAGACATGGAATGTGCGGAAGGTCGGTGACATCGGCAAGGGGAATTCTCCTGGCATCCTTTGTGGATGCATAGCCGGGGGTGAGCGGATCTCCAGGGTAGACCGTCAGGTCCTGTATGCTGCCCCGCTGTACTGCATCCCATGGACGCATCGGCCCGCGCGGATATATGTCCCCTAGATCGTAGCCATCGTCTTGCGGGTCGGAATATATGATTACTCCAGCCGCGCCGTGCTCCTCCGCCACTTTTACTTTTATCCCACGAAAACTTTTTCCGTACCTCACGAGCATTATTTTGCCCTTAAAAGATATTCCCAATTTTTCCAGATAATCGTAATCCTCCGGCAAACCGTAATTGGCGTAAATAATTTGTCCTGAGAGATCTCCATTCGGTGAGTATGCATTGAAAGGAAGCACCGCATTCGAATTATAGCTGTCTTTGTCCCATGACCATCCTTTTTCCTCTAAATCGAATTTGAACTCTTCCGGTGCGGTCATCTCAAGCTCCTGGGACTTCGGATAAGGGAGATAGACATAATAAGTGAGAATCCGGGAGTTGATCCCATATTCTTTGAAGCGATTGTTTACAAATACCGCAAGCTCGCTGTCGTCCGGACTCCCGGCGATGTGAGGCTGCTGAGTGAGAATAAAAAGATTTTTCCTGCAGCTGTCGGGATTTGGGATACCCAAAAACTGGGTCTCGATGTTTCTACTTGTTTGTCCGTAAGCGAGCATCGCGGGAAAGATCAGACCTGTCACGATTAAAAGGGAATTGTATTTGAACATCTGGGCTGGCTCCTATTTGAATAATTAGAACAAAATTATTGACACGAATGAACAAATCCAACCCTTTCGAAACTTTACCGTTCCATTTAACGTAGTTACACTTGATTTACTCGAATCTAGTCGATTATCTTAGGTGTATAAACTGACTATCAGTCAGTAGTCGTGAATTACTTCAAGTCTGGAGAATTTATGGGAATACACGAGCGCAAAGAGCGCGAGAAGCAAATGCGGAGAGACCTTATCTTGAAAGCTTCGGAGGAGGTGTTCTTCGAAAAGGGTCTTAGAGCGACTACGCTTGATGAAATCGCCGAAAGAGCGGAAGTAAGTAAAGGAACAATATATTTATACTTCGCGAGCAAGGAGGACCTTTACTTTTCTTTGATGACTAAAGGCCTTTCCATGCTGCTGAAAGTCTTTGAGGATACGGATCCTGATGAATCGGATCCTCAAAGTGCCCTTGTCCATTTTGGTGTTGCCTATCAGAAGTTCAGCGATGAACAATCTTATCTTTTCAAGATGCTGGCTGTGGTAGAGAACCCCGCAGTAAATGAGCAAGTGTCGCCAGGTGTGCTGTCCGAGCTCGAGAGGATGAGCGATAAGGTGTTGAGTTATGTTTCGAAGTTCGTGCAAAAGGGAATCGATGCTGGTACATTTCGAACTGATCTGACTCCTTATGAAGCTGTGATTCTTTTTTGGGTTTCTCTAAGCGGCATTCTCAATTTGAAAATGCGTGCAGCAGCTATGCACGATATCGAGCACATCAATAAGGATTCTGTGTTGCACGGGGTTGACTATGATTTGCTATATAAAAAAGGAATGGACTTCTTAATGAATTTTCTCGTGGGCCATGATTCCCGAAATGTCGTGCTTAACAGAGTCTCTAAAAAGACTAGAAGAACTTTAAATCCTGTAAAGGGGGATAAGTGAAAATGAAATCGCGAAGATCAATTCTGGTTGTCGTGATATCGGTGCTTCTTATTGGAACAATAATTGTGCTCAGGCTTCGCTCGCACGCGATGGTGGATGGAGACGCCGGGTCTTCAACAATTGCTGTGACCGTCTCAAAAGCGGAACCCGGCTCTGTTACAAACAAAATTAACGTCACGGGAGCTCTTGAAGGTGTCCATGAGACTGATATTATTTCAGAGACAAGTGGTAAGATTACAAAGATCAATGCCGAGATCGAAGCATATGTCTCTGTAAATTCCAGTGTCGCTGAAGTAGAAAACGATCTGCAGGAAATTGCAGTGGAGGCGGCACATATAAACAGTGACAAGGCAGCAGCAGACTTAAAACGCGTAAGAAATTTGTTCACTCAGAACGCGGTTTCGGAAACGCAGTTTGAGAATGCGGAGGTTGGAGCAAAAGCTGCATTGGCGCAGTTGAAGCTCGCACAGAAAAATTATGATAATACATTCTTGAGGACCCCGATTGCCGGCAGACTCGCGCAAAAATTCGTGGTGGTCGGCCAGATGATAACGCCGGGTACTAAAGTAGCCACCGTTGTCGATGATAGCCGCATGAAGTTAAAAGTAGGCATCCCGGAAAATTACGTATCTTTTGTGAAACCTGGCAGTGATGTACAGGTAACTTCGGATGCAGTTCCAAATCTAATTTTTTCAGGAACGATAAAGACGATTGCCCTTAAAGCCGATCCTCAGACGAGAACTTTTCAGGCCGAAATCGAACTGCTGAACGACCGCAACAGGTCACTGAAAAGCGGAATGTTTGCCAAGGCTGAGATCGCGACATCTGATGGAGGCGTAGCATCGCTTGTCATCCCGGCCGTTGCAATAATTGAGTCGAACGGGAATTCTCCGGCGGTATTTGCCGTGAAAGATTCTGTTGCTTCATTGAAACACGTTACCCTGGGACGGCGAAATGATTCCGTTGTCGAAGTTTTATCCGGGTTGACTTGTGAGGATCTGGTCGTGAGTTTTGGCCAACAGAATCTGAAGGATGGCACAAAGGTTAAGTACAATGTGGAGAACTGAAAGATTTTCACACTGCAGCTAGGGAGTTGAGTCACAATGAGACTTACGGAAATTGCAATAAAAAGACCCGCTTTCATTACAATGGTGTTCGTTGCGTTGGCGGTGCTCGGAATATATTCTTACAATCAGATGGGTGTAGACCTCCTGCCGAAAACCGACTGGCCCATTGTCACCGTGGTAACCGTTTATCCGGGAGCAGGTCCAAAGGAAGTGGAGAACGATATCTCCAAACCTCTCGAAGATGGATTAAGTTCACTCAATAACATAGACAATATTCGCTCTTATTCGAGAGAGAATGTTTCAATTGTTGTCGTGCAGTTTGGATTCAGCACGGATCTGAATACCGCTGTGAACGATGTACAGAGAAATGTGGACATGATCCGGGCGACACTGCCAAAAGAAGCGGAAGCTCCAAAGATTCAAAAAGCTGATCTCAACTCATTCCCGATAGTGAGAGTTTCCGCCGAGGCATCCATGGAACCAACGGTGCTGTATCAATTCATAAAGGACCGCGTACAGCCTGCACTTGAACAGGTACCTGGGGTAGCGACAATTAATTTGGTCGGCGGAAAACAGCGTGAAATCAGGGTAGAGGTCGAGAACTCTCGACTCAGAGCGTATAATATTTCACTGATGCAGGTAGCCCAGGCGTTGGGAGCCGACAATCTGGATTTTCCTGCCGGAACTATCACTGACGATAACCGCGAGTTTACGGTCAGGCTCTCTGGAAAATTTCAAACCCTCGACCAACTACGAAACATGGTGATCGCATCGACTTCTCAGGGTGTAGTTCATTTGAGCGACATTGCAGATGTGAAAGACACCTATAAAAAAACTGATCAGACGTTCAGCAGAATTGCTGGCATGTCCGCTATCGGCTTGATTATCCAGAAAACGTCTGATGCAAATTCTGTTCAGACTAGCGATGGTGTGCAAAAGGAGCTGAAGAATCTTGAGAAGGTATACTCGGACCGAAGTCTGAAATTCACAGTTGCACAGGATATCACCTCGTTCACAAGGAACTCGATAAGCGAGGTGAAGAGAGATCTCGGCCTGGCGATACTGATGGTCGCGATTACGCTTTTCCTCTTTCTGCATTCGGTGCGCAATTCTCTGATTGTCCTGCTGTCGATACCGACGTCTCTCGTCAGCACATTTGTATTCATGTACGCAATGGGGTTCACGATCAATCTTGTTTCCACTATGGGTTTGGCGCTTGTGATTGGAATTCTTGTCGATGATTCCATAGTCGTTCTCGAGAATATTCACAGGCACATGGAGAAGGGCGAGAACAAGAAGACTGCTGCGATAAATGGACGGAGCGAGATTGGATTTGCGGCAATTGCCATTACTCTTGTCGACGTTGTTGTGTTTCTTCCGATTGCAATGGTTGGCGGACTCGTTGGAAAAATTTTCAGAGAGTTCGGGTTGACCATCGTCGTTTCAACTTTAATCTCGTTGTTCGTATCATTTACATTGACTCCGATGCTTGCCTCGAAATGGTCGAAACTCACTAATTATGACCAGATTACTTTTGTCGGCAGGTTCATAATTTGGTTTGAGAACTTCCAGAAACGTCTTGATGCTGGATATAGAAAGCTTCTCGACTGGGCGCTGGGAAAGAGAAAAACCGTGCTGGCGATCAGCGGGGCTGCCTTGCTTATCAGTCTGCTCCCGCTTCCACTCCACCTGATTGGTTCCGAATTCATGACGCAAGCGGACAGAGGAGAGTTTGCGCTGATCATCGAGATGCCGGTTGGAACTCCAATTGAGAAGACCGACGCCACTATCGCTGCGATCGAAAATCAGTTGAAGAAGGATCCTAACATAGAGCAATACTTCAGCACGGTCGGTATGTCGGAACAAATGTTTTCCAAGTCCACGACCCCGAACTTAGGACAAATTCAAATTAGACTTGTACCTTCGTGGAAACGCAAAGTCAGCACCGGGCAAGAGATGGCTTTCGTCAAAAGCATTGCGGACAATTATCCGGGAGTAGCAGGAAGGGCAAGCGTAATTGGAATGTGGGGCACCGCCAATTACTCGCCTCTGGAAGTGGAAATTCAGGGTGCTGACCTTTCGGAAGTAGTGGCAGCCTCCCAACAGATATCGGATGTCATGGCGAAGACGGATGGAGTTACCGACGTCAAAAGCACATGGGAAAACGCGCGACCGGAATTACAGGTGGTTGTGGACCGCGAAAAGGCGGCTTCATTTGGACTGACACTTGGCGACGTGGCAGCGGTACTCCAGACTGCTGTTCAGGGAAATGTTATTACGAAATATAGCGACAACGGAACGGACTATGATGTAAGATTGCAGCTCGCCGAACGGGACAGAAATCAAGCCTCAGATCTGGGAACTCTCACCCTGATGACAAGAACCGGGAGACAGATTTATCTCAATCAAATTGCAGATGTAATCAGTGGAAATGGCCCTGTCGAGATTGACAGAAAAGATCGAGAACGATTGGTCACAATTCTTGGCAACCTGACGGGTTCCAGAAGTTTGGGCGATGCGACGCGCGACATACAGGCCGGCATCGCTTCGTTGAACCTTCCACCGCGAATCAGGGTGTTCTTCGGCGGTGATAACGAAAACATGTCGGACATGTTCCGGGACATGATGCTTGCTTTGGGAATGGCGGTTCTCTTTGTCTATATGATCATGGTCTCGTTGTTTGAATCTTATGCGCATCCGTTCACAATAATGTTTTCACTACCCGTCGCGCTGGTCGGCGGGTTCGTGGCACTTTTCCTGACAGGACAGACCCTGAACACTTTTTCGATGATAGGATTGATCATGTCGATGGGACTCGTGACGAAAAATGCGATCTTATTAGTGGATTATACGAACACACTTCGTTCGCGCGGTTACAGAATGATCGATGCGATCCTGGAAGCTGGACCGACGAGGTTGCGTCCGATTATTATGACGACTGCGACTATGGTTCTTGGAATGCTGCCGCTTGCGCTTGGACTGGGTGCGGGTTCGGACCTTCGACAGAGTATGGCGATAATTGTTATCGGCGCTTTGATCAGCTCAACATTGTTGACTTTGATACTTGTGCCTGTGATGTATACTTACGTTGATGGCTTGAAGATGAAATTCCCGGCGCTCTTCAGGGAAGTGAAGTGGCTCTCTATGCTTAAAGGCAAACCGCGCCCGCAATACGCCGAGTCATTAGTGAGCGCAGGAAAATGATTGCAGTTTTGATCAGAGGTTAGTCGGAAGGACTACTATTATCCGTAAATATTTTGTTCGTCGTATTCTTTTATGAAAAAATTCCTGCCGGATTTGCCCGAACCACCATTAACAAGAGCAAAAACGAAAACGAGAGCAGCAATCGGCAGAAAAATCAAACCGATGATTTTCAGAAACTTGCCCATTTCCACTTCAACCTTTTATTTCGATTGTTTGCATTCAGAATGTGAACTCCGTCTAATAGAAGACTAAACAAGCAATTAGAGTTCTCAACTTTTTATTTGATCAAATTTAAAGCCAAATATTCAATCAATCAAGGTTTCATTCGTTTTGTCGCCGGTATTTCCACCCACTATGTGCTTTTTATCACAACTTTTTAATTCAAAACGACGATATCATTATTCCTCTGCCAAATCCGGTTCGTTGCATCTTTGACCCCGCAGGG
Encoded here:
- a CDS encoding ATP-binding cassette domain-containing protein, producing the protein MLNASNITIQFGDRYLFRDVSFTIGAHDRIGLVGPNGAGKSTLLKIIASISEPDTGSINKAHYVNVGYLPQEGIASSGKTLYAEAETAFEDVLLVRQELEEAQARLSELDPASEEYFDTLEVLGELQHKFEDLDAFRMKSKIEQVLVGLGFSSEDFQRQTDEFSGGWQMRIEMAKLLLKEPSVLLLDEPTNHLDIETLQWLEEKLTSYNGAVVLVSHDRAFLDNLTKRTWALSLGRLEEYSGNYSFYEKEKEIRREQKLNAYKNQQQQIKQTQQFIERFRYKATKARQVQSRLKQLEKIDLIEIEDTEEEIHFHFPPARQSGSVVIEVKDVHKNYGEKKVFNGLSFTIERGDRIAVVGVNGAGKSTFVRMLAGVEPFDSGEIKAGYNVITSYFGQHQAEELDLSSDALGVVDSVATGEIRTKLRTILGAFLFHGDDVFKKVSVLSGGEKSRLALAKMLLQPANFLIMDEPTNHLDMKSKKVLQDALKEFEGTYIIVSHDRAFLDPIVNKVAEFSHGKVRVFPGNVSDYLHKRKSREAGSRHTNFWTGQEAEKSEARRVEEGETGNGSDQNAELSSKERRRTEAKRRNELSKRLQPLKEELKVVEEEISRMENRRKEIETMMADPEFYKHGDEAKKISVEYKELEVKLEDKYFRWGKLTEEIERISFPS
- a CDS encoding efflux RND transporter permease subunit, which produces MRLTEIAIKRPAFITMVFVALAVLGIYSYNQMGVDLLPKTDWPIVTVVTVYPGAGPKEVENDISKPLEDGLSSLNNIDNIRSYSRENVSIVVVQFGFSTDLNTAVNDVQRNVDMIRATLPKEAEAPKIQKADLNSFPIVRVSAEASMEPTVLYQFIKDRVQPALEQVPGVATINLVGGKQREIRVEVENSRLRAYNISLMQVAQALGADNLDFPAGTITDDNREFTVRLSGKFQTLDQLRNMVIASTSQGVVHLSDIADVKDTYKKTDQTFSRIAGMSAIGLIIQKTSDANSVQTSDGVQKELKNLEKVYSDRSLKFTVAQDITSFTRNSISEVKRDLGLAILMVAITLFLFLHSVRNSLIVLLSIPTSLVSTFVFMYAMGFTINLVSTMGLALVIGILVDDSIVVLENIHRHMEKGENKKTAAINGRSEIGFAAIAITLVDVVVFLPIAMVGGLVGKIFREFGLTIVVSTLISLFVSFTLTPMLASKWSKLTNYDQITFVGRFIIWFENFQKRLDAGYRKLLDWALGKRKTVLAISGAALLISLLPLPLHLIGSEFMTQADRGEFALIIEMPVGTPIEKTDATIAAIENQLKKDPNIEQYFSTVGMSEQMFSKSTTPNLGQIQIRLVPSWKRKVSTGQEMAFVKSIADNYPGVAGRASVIGMWGTANYSPLEVEIQGADLSEVVAASQQISDVMAKTDGVTDVKSTWENARPELQVVVDREKAASFGLTLGDVAAVLQTAVQGNVITKYSDNGTDYDVRLQLAERDRNQASDLGTLTLMTRTGRQIYLNQIADVISGNGPVEIDRKDRERLVTILGNLTGSRSLGDATRDIQAGIASLNLPPRIRVFFGGDNENMSDMFRDMMLALGMAVLFVYMIMVSLFESYAHPFTIMFSLPVALVGGFVALFLTGQTLNTFSMIGLIMSMGLVTKNAILLVDYTNTLRSRGYRMIDAILEAGPTRLRPIIMTTATMVLGMLPLALGLGAGSDLRQSMAIIVIGALISSTLLTLILVPVMYTYVDGLKMKFPALFREVKWLSMLKGKPRPQYAESLVSAGK
- a CDS encoding TetR/AcrR family transcriptional regulator, giving the protein MGIHERKEREKQMRRDLILKASEEVFFEKGLRATTLDEIAERAEVSKGTIYLYFASKEDLYFSLMTKGLSMLLKVFEDTDPDESDPQSALVHFGVAYQKFSDEQSYLFKMLAVVENPAVNEQVSPGVLSELERMSDKVLSYVSKFVQKGIDAGTFRTDLTPYEAVILFWVSLSGILNLKMRAAAMHDIEHINKDSVLHGVDYDLLYKKGMDFLMNFLVGHDSRNVVLNRVSKKTRRTLNPVKGDK
- a CDS encoding M28 family metallopeptidase; amino-acid sequence: MFKYNSLLIVTGLIFPAMLAYGQTSRNIETQFLGIPNPDSCRKNLFILTQQPHIAGSPDDSELAVFVNNRFKEYGINSRILTYYVYLPYPKSQELEMTAPEEFKFDLEEKGWSWDKDSYNSNAVLPFNAYSPNGDLSGQIIYANYGLPEDYDYLEKLGISFKGKIMLVRYGKSFRGIKVKVAEEHGAAGVIIYSDPQDDGYDLGDIYPRGPMRPWDAVQRGSIQDLTVYPGDPLTPGYASTKDARRIPLADVTDLPHIPCLPISYGNADKILSNLAGSVVPHDWQGGLPFAYHIGPGPAEVKMKIEMDYAIRPIWDVIGTIEGQKYPDEKVIIGNHRDAWVFGAVDPNSGTASMLETARGFGQLLKEGWKPERSITLCSWDGEEYGLIGSTEWGEQNEDELAKDAVVYINIDAPVSGINFGANAVPSLDRFIMDITKSVSDPKTQKSVFDAWYISQNKSYFEKHDAVPDTAMTTLGRLGSGSDFTVFLDHIGVPSFDFGFGGPYGVYHSALDNFYWMEHWGDPTFQYHATVAKLLGVAAIRLADDSLLPFSYSDYAKQIQKYVHELSKKADEEENLKSVDFKATIDAALEFEKAADNADSLLAIRKLNNYSKINSSMMEVERTFTDKEGLPQSPWFKHQIYAPGSYTGYASQPLPGVSRAIEKKDAEKLKEELSILDDVLKNATLIEDRIARETSE
- a CDS encoding efflux RND transporter periplasmic adaptor subunit, with translation MKSRRSILVVVISVLLIGTIIVLRLRSHAMVDGDAGSSTIAVTVSKAEPGSVTNKINVTGALEGVHETDIISETSGKITKINAEIEAYVSVNSSVAEVENDLQEIAVEAAHINSDKAAADLKRVRNLFTQNAVSETQFENAEVGAKAALAQLKLAQKNYDNTFLRTPIAGRLAQKFVVVGQMITPGTKVATVVDDSRMKLKVGIPENYVSFVKPGSDVQVTSDAVPNLIFSGTIKTIALKADPQTRTFQAEIELLNDRNRSLKSGMFAKAEIATSDGGVASLVIPAVAIIESNGNSPAVFAVKDSVASLKHVTLGRRNDSVVEVLSGLTCEDLVVSFGQQNLKDGTKVKYNVEN
- a CDS encoding GNAT family N-acetyltransferase translates to MIRVARAKDAESIAGLCAQLGYKTSSEEVELRLNEALKDGHSAVYSADFDGKILGWLQAASSQTIESGRCAEITGLVVDKAARGKGIGRSLVQQAEEWGRMMEQKNIRVRTNIKRKDAPLFYRALGFNEVKKQFVFDKSVVSLQQFNPPVGLNESLACFPCDPVLDQSCIF